DNA from Coriobacteriaceae bacterium:
TTGCTCTCCGTGCCCGCTTTGATACAAAAAGCGCAGTGCGCAGCGTTCGGCAAAAGCGCTCCACACAGCATCGACGGCGGGCGAGCGACGGGCGGGCGGCTCTTCTGCCGTCGATGCGCCGGTGAGGTAGGCGATCTTGGAGCGTATGTCTGCAAGCGGCGTGGCAAACGCGGCCGAGCCGGTCGCAAGGGTCTGGTCGATAGCGTCGAGCAAGATGTCCGCGTCGTCTGCGGTGATGAGGCCACCGGCCGCAAACGTGTGCTCGCGATCGATGGTCCACGCGCTTTCTTCGGTTTCTTGTGCTCCTGTTGCGCGGACTTCCTTGATCGTGATTCCGCGTTCGAGGAGTTTTTCGCGATCGCGGCGAAACTTGCGTTTATCCGAGTCGATATTGCCCGACCCGTAGCCAAGATCGGAATCCAGAACAATTTGCTCTGTGGTCAATGGCTCGGGAGAGCTGTTAAGGACAAAGAACAGATTGAGGATACGCTGGGCGGTCTTGTCGAAACCGGGCTCCGGCGCCCCCTTTTTATTCGTTACGGTTGTATCGCTTGCCGTCATAGAATCCTCGCATGGGAAGGTGTCTGATGCCATGATTTTAGTCCGATATGGAGATTAGGCTATATCCTTGTCCGCTTGGGGCGTTAAGATGTCCAGAATTCGGCCGTTTGCGCCCGCTCGGGGTATACTTTCGACTATATACGGTTCTAATGTGCATGCATTGGGCCTATTTGTCGGATTATGGATGTGGAGCGCACATGGCGAACACCCAGAACTATATTAACCACCTGCTGCAGAACACCGGCATCACGCCGGCGTGCAGCGAAGAAGAGCGCTTGGCTGCCGAAGATATCGCTCAAATTTTCCGCAACCACGGCTTTGATCCTGAGGTGCAGGAGTTTAATGCTCCCGCGCCGAGCAGGATGGCGTTTGCCGTTACGGGCATTCTGACATTTGCCGGTGCCCTGCTTATGGGCATTGGCGGCGGTATCGGCTTAGTCGGCACCCTGTTGGCCATTGTCGGAGCCGTGCTCTATGTGCTCGAGCGAACCGGTCGCCCCGTGATCTCTCGCCTGGGTAAGACGGGCGTGAGCCAAAACGTCATCGCCTACCACAAGGCGTCGGGCCCGCTTGCCTCTCCGCGCAATCGCCCGGTTGTCGTCGTCGCGCACTATGACTCACCGCGCGCCGAGCTGCTCGCTCGCGAACCCTATGCGCCGTATCGAGCACTGATCGCCAAATTGCTCCCGATTGCCACGATTGCTCCCGCAGCTATTGCCATCCTGCGCATCTTGCCGCTTCCCGGCGCGTTGAAGGTCCTGCTGTGGATTGTCGCGATCCTTGCCTCTCTCGTGGCTCTCGCCAATGCCGCCAATATCATTTCCAATCGTTTTATCCTCCCCTATACGTCCGGCTCGGTTTGCAACAAGTCGTCTGTTGCCGCCATGCTGGGTGTCATGGATAACGTCGCCCCCTATCAGGGCGAGAACGAGTTCCCTGACGATATTCCGTTCGACACGTATTTTGGCGAGCAGAAGCGTCGCGCCGAGGAGATGGCGCGTGCGGCGGCCGAGTATGCCGCGGCCCAGCAGCAAAACGATTACGGCAATACCATCGAGTACGAAGAGCCTGCCTATACCGAGGATGAGTATGGCCAGCCGGTCGCTCCCGAGGGTGAGCAGGACGAGGCTTTTGATGAGCAAATCGATGGGTTCGAAGGTGCCTCTGCCGACGAGACCCTGATTGGCGTCATCGCACCCGAGCCCCAGGTCCAAGATATTCCGGACGAGGAGCCCGTTGCGGACGAGTCCGCTGCCGAGTCGGCAGAGGAGCCTGCCGCGGCTGAGCAGACCGAACCCGAGCCCAAGCTTTATCGCAATGCCGCCGGCAACATCCGATTTGGCTCGGATGCCATCCGTGCCCTGGGCATGCTTCCCGAGTCCTGCACGCTCGATTACGAAGAGGGCGAGGAGCCGACGTTTGAGCCCGCGCCCCAGCCCGATCCGGTCGTGGCTGCTCAGTCCGATGATACCAACGGCATCGAGGCGGAGACCGATGCAGAGCCCACTATCGATTCCGCAGCCGGTCTGGACGTCATGGCGCCTGCCCCGGCACCCGAGGAGCTCGATAATACCGAGGACGATTACGATGCATGTCCGCAGCGCGTGTCCTATGAGAGCGACACCGATTTTTCTGCCGAGTTCCCGGTGACGACGCCCCATGCCGATATCGCTTCCGCGTTTTCTTCGATCGGTGCCAGCGCCTCCCATTTCTTTAAGGGGGCATTCGAAAAGGGCAAGAAGCTCGTTGACGACTTTGAGGAAAAGCGCGCTGCTGCTCGCGAGGCAGCCGAGCGCGAGGCTGTGGCTCAACAACAGGCGGTCGAGGCCGAGCGTGAGCGCGCGGCACAGGAATTTGAGCAAAACGACGCCGAGCAGCCGGCATCCGTTGATGTTGCCGACGCCACGACGTCTTTCGAGGCGCCGCAGCCTTCGTCTGCGGATGGTGCCGGGGAGACGACGACCTTCGAAACCCAACAGCCGGTCGACAGCACTGTGTCGTTTGATGCCACGATGACGTTTGAGAAGCAGGGCACCGCTATCGCCGAGCCTCTTTCCGCTCCTGTCGAGGACGAGCCCACTGCGCCCGATACGGTCGAGGATCAATCCCCGGCGGAACAGGTCGCTGCGGACAACTCCGAGAAGGAGTCTGAGCCCGTGGCCCCCGAAGCTCCACAGGCGGATGAGTCGAGGCCCTACTCTACGCAGATCTTCACCATGCCCGCACCGAGTGATCCCAGCGCTACGGTTGCCAACGTTGCTCCGTCGCAGGCCGAGACGGTCGATGCCCTGATGGCTCAGATTTCGTCTCAGGCGTCGCCGCGCCCGAACATGAACGTTCCCGACCCAGCATCCGCGCCGACCCCCATGCCCTCTGCGTCTCCGCTGGCCTCGGTCCCCGATCCCTCGATGCCTTCGATGCAGCAGGCCAATGTCGCCTCGCGCACCTCGCTGTTCGACCTTCCCGACCCTTCGGCTCAGGTTAACGATCCCTTCGCGACGGCACAGGGTCCCGAGCCCA
Protein-coding regions in this window:
- a CDS encoding WYL domain-containing protein → MASDTFPCEDSMTASDTTVTNKKGAPEPGFDKTAQRILNLFFVLNSSPEPLTTEQIVLDSDLGYGSGNIDSDKRKFRRDREKLLERGITIKEVRATGAQETEESAWTIDREHTFAAGGLITADDADILLDAIDQTLATGSAAFATPLADIRSKIAYLTGASTAEEPPARRSPAVDAVWSAFAERCALRFLYQSGHGEQRERTVCVYGMFEHEGVAYFCGLDNATDEIRTFRCDRIVRAWRPSKAYSIPADFNLNDRLFFEFDFADCKPVMATFSFAPQAQADMVSGLTRGRGELTRTEEGWTWTVDVRDLDAAATFCMEHAMDGMRPVAPDALKLAWNHLIERTVHEHARA